The proteins below are encoded in one region of Tessaracoccus aquimaris:
- a CDS encoding glycosyltransferase 87 family protein: MFLNQPRGRLRTIARSPWTRRVLVSAIVAVAAMLLLGIPGLQSLLPYRIDLDVYRLGADVLLSGGDLYGPLGATRVGISLPFTYPPIAAAFFVVLAVVPYWAANLLLTASTLVAIVLVQLLVVRDARLGGRTVALVAVLGALLLGPVIETVGFGQVNALLMALVVTDLIAGRGRPWRGLLIGLAIAVKLTPAVFLAYFLVRRDWRGLLVAAGSALAWTGLGFVIAPAASVQYWTQTILDPSRIGGLAYVSNQSINGALVRLTGTGGVAWFLLCAALGIACLFAMRRLVVAGESTSAMVIMGCYSLLASPVSWSHHWVWVAPALVVLVDRWRRTGAARFLLVAVSGIVVFVSRVVWAMPHEGNAERAWHWWQHIVGNAQVLWGLAAIATLATMGARTRRRTPQRVGSSVPTAG; this comes from the coding sequence GTGTTTCTCAACCAGCCCCGTGGCAGGCTCCGCACCATCGCGCGGAGTCCCTGGACGCGACGCGTCCTCGTCTCTGCGATCGTCGCGGTCGCGGCAATGCTGCTGCTCGGCATCCCCGGCCTTCAGTCCCTGTTGCCGTACCGCATCGACCTCGACGTGTACCGGCTGGGAGCCGACGTCCTGCTGAGCGGCGGCGACCTCTACGGACCGCTGGGGGCTACCCGCGTAGGCATCAGCCTGCCATTCACCTACCCGCCCATCGCTGCGGCCTTCTTCGTGGTGTTGGCCGTTGTTCCGTACTGGGCGGCCAACCTGCTGCTGACCGCCTCGACCCTCGTGGCGATCGTCCTGGTCCAGCTACTCGTGGTGCGCGATGCCCGGTTGGGCGGACGAACGGTCGCGTTGGTGGCGGTGCTCGGGGCGCTTCTCCTCGGTCCGGTGATCGAGACGGTGGGCTTCGGACAGGTCAACGCCCTCCTCATGGCGTTGGTGGTGACGGACCTGATCGCCGGCCGGGGACGACCTTGGCGGGGCCTGCTCATCGGGTTGGCGATCGCCGTGAAGCTGACCCCGGCCGTGTTCCTGGCCTACTTCCTGGTCCGTAGGGACTGGCGGGGGCTGCTCGTGGCCGCGGGATCGGCCCTTGCGTGGACGGGCCTGGGCTTCGTCATCGCGCCGGCCGCGTCCGTGCAGTACTGGACCCAGACGATCCTCGACCCGAGTCGCATCGGGGGGCTAGCCTACGTCTCCAACCAGTCCATCAACGGCGCCCTCGTGCGGCTGACCGGCACCGGGGGCGTCGCCTGGTTCCTCCTGTGCGCCGCGCTCGGGATCGCGTGCCTGTTCGCCATGCGACGGCTGGTCGTGGCCGGGGAGAGCACCTCCGCCATGGTGATCATGGGCTGCTACTCGCTCCTGGCCTCGCCCGTTTCGTGGTCGCATCACTGGGTATGGGTGGCGCCTGCCCTCGTGGTGCTGGTCGACCGGTGGCGACGCACCGGCGCCGCCCGCTTCCTGCTGGTCGCCGTCTCGGGCATCGTCGTGTTCGTGTCACGCGTGGTCTGGGCGATGCCACACGAGGGCAACGCGGAACGCGCCTGGCACTGGTGGCAGCACATCGTCGGCAACGCGCAGGTGCTGTGGGGCCTGGCGGCCATCGCCACGCTGGCAACGATGGGAGCCAGAACGCGGCGACGAACCCCTCAGAGAGTGGGCAGTTCGGTGCCGACCGCCGGGTAG
- a CDS encoding sensor histidine kinase, whose protein sequence is MADRRGLGRLPGGGTRWRITLAVASLSLLAFTAFSLLAYLAVERSQRDRLNDQAVQELGFHMAQSATCAFDGPDFANLPYEISAAGRVLVSSPLLAPHEVSGPVMPESASPLTLQAGEPGSMSFFRTELTFPTSGQPNDLNGQRVPIVYADLAAPDSAACAERLPAGAKTMRVLVVQVDYQVRDVLRPIGQLLMWAIPVATVIAAAAAWWSAGRALGPVDQIRRRLSDVVTARAAPRVREPGTGDELDDLAAAVNAALDRLEGSDARQRTFIADAAHELRSPVATIRSTLEVARLYPDAESGQEAMESVDRQSARLAILVDSLLLLEALEAPPTGEPGSTDLGSLVEAAIEGVQPTRVPVTLTVASGLAAVRGDGNELARAVTNLLDNALRHASTRVDVVASVEQDMIRLEVRNDGEPIAEADRERIFDRLVRLDASRSSATGGAGIGLAIVRRAAERAGGSVEATETAGMTTFVLRLPVAPPPT, encoded by the coding sequence GTGGCTGATCGCAGGGGTCTCGGCAGGTTGCCGGGCGGCGGGACCAGGTGGCGGATCACGCTGGCGGTCGCTTCTCTCAGCCTCCTCGCGTTCACTGCCTTCTCGTTGCTGGCATACCTGGCCGTTGAGCGCAGTCAGCGCGATCGGCTGAACGATCAGGCCGTTCAGGAACTGGGATTCCACATGGCCCAGTCGGCGACCTGCGCGTTCGACGGCCCGGACTTCGCGAACCTGCCCTACGAGATCAGCGCGGCGGGGCGTGTTCTGGTCTCGAGCCCGCTGCTCGCCCCGCACGAGGTCAGCGGGCCTGTCATGCCGGAGAGCGCATCCCCTCTCACCCTCCAAGCCGGCGAGCCGGGTTCCATGTCCTTCTTCCGGACTGAGCTCACCTTCCCCACCTCGGGCCAGCCCAACGACCTCAACGGTCAGCGGGTTCCCATCGTCTACGCCGACCTGGCCGCACCCGACAGCGCGGCCTGCGCGGAGCGGCTTCCCGCAGGCGCGAAGACCATGCGTGTGCTCGTCGTCCAGGTGGACTACCAGGTCCGCGACGTCCTCCGCCCGATCGGCCAACTGCTGATGTGGGCCATCCCGGTCGCGACGGTCATCGCCGCCGCGGCGGCGTGGTGGTCAGCCGGGCGCGCGCTCGGACCGGTCGATCAGATCCGACGACGCCTCAGCGACGTGGTCACAGCACGTGCCGCGCCTCGGGTGCGCGAACCGGGAACCGGCGACGAGTTGGACGACCTGGCGGCGGCCGTCAACGCCGCCCTCGACCGGCTCGAGGGCAGCGACGCGCGTCAGAGGACCTTCATCGCGGACGCCGCCCACGAACTTCGCAGCCCCGTCGCGACCATCCGTTCCACCTTGGAGGTCGCGCGCCTCTACCCCGATGCCGAGTCCGGCCAGGAGGCGATGGAGTCGGTCGACAGGCAGTCGGCGAGACTCGCGATCTTGGTCGACTCCCTCCTGCTGCTCGAAGCGCTTGAGGCACCGCCCACCGGCGAGCCCGGTTCGACCGACCTGGGGTCCCTTGTGGAGGCCGCCATCGAAGGCGTCCAGCCGACCCGGGTGCCCGTCACGCTTACCGTTGCGAGCGGGCTTGCGGCCGTCCGGGGCGACGGGAATGAGCTGGCCAGGGCGGTGACGAACCTGCTCGACAATGCGCTGCGGCACGCCTCCACCCGGGTCGACGTGGTGGCCTCGGTCGAGCAGGACATGATCCGGCTTGAGGTACGAAACGACGGGGAGCCCATCGCAGAGGCCGACCGGGAGCGGATCTTCGACCGGCTCGTCCGGCTCGATGCCTCACGCTCCAGCGCGACCGGTGGCGCGGGGATCGGGTTGGCCATCGTGAGACGGGCCGCGGAGCGGGCGGGCGGTTCCGTCGAGGCGACCGAGACCGCGGGCATGACGACGTTCGTGCTGCGGCTTCCCGTCGCGCCGCCGCCAACCTGA
- a CDS encoding response regulator transcription factor yields MRLLIVEDETDLAAAVRRGLVAEGFAVDVVHDGPAGFELARRGDYDAVILDLMLPGMSGFRIIDRLRAEGVATPVLVLTAKLGEYDQTDALDAGADDYLTKPFSFPVLVARIRALLRRSSAQGTLLQVGSVRVDLLARTGTRGERRIDLTPLEFSLVELLARTPGIPVPKSAILAELWPDEARDPNLVEARVLSVRRKLDAPFGGRAIETVRGEGYRLVADRTAGG; encoded by the coding sequence ATGCGGCTGCTGATCGTCGAGGACGAGACTGATCTCGCCGCCGCCGTGCGCCGGGGCCTCGTCGCCGAGGGGTTTGCCGTGGACGTGGTCCACGACGGGCCCGCCGGCTTCGAACTTGCCAGGCGGGGCGATTACGACGCGGTGATTCTGGACCTGATGCTGCCCGGGATGAGCGGGTTCCGGATCATCGACCGGCTGCGTGCCGAGGGTGTCGCGACCCCGGTGTTGGTGCTGACCGCCAAGCTGGGCGAGTACGACCAGACCGACGCCCTCGACGCGGGTGCCGACGACTACCTCACCAAGCCCTTCTCCTTCCCCGTGCTTGTCGCCAGGATCCGTGCGTTGCTGCGCCGGTCGAGCGCCCAAGGCACCCTGCTCCAGGTGGGCTCCGTTCGAGTCGACCTCCTCGCTCGCACCGGCACCCGTGGCGAGCGTCGCATCGACCTCACTCCCCTGGAGTTCTCACTCGTGGAGTTGCTCGCCCGCACCCCAGGGATCCCAGTGCCGAAGAGCGCCATCCTGGCGGAACTGTGGCCAGACGAGGCACGTGATCCCAACCTGGTCGAGGCGCGGGTGCTGTCGGTTCGACGCAAGCTCGACGCGCCCTTTGGGGGCAGGGCGATCGAGACGGTACGCGGGGAGGGCTACCGGCTCGTGGCCGATCGGACCGCGGGTGGCTGA
- a CDS encoding DUF1801 domain-containing protein, which produces MAKSTETAGFSAEEKAAMKERAAELRAEKRAKDKAAISEAALAEKIAELPDADRALAERIQALVKQVAPDLVGKTYYGMPAWANAEGDNVVFLQPSSKFDLRYSTLGFEQAAKLDEGTMWATSYAITTLSEADEKRVIELVTRAIG; this is translated from the coding sequence ATGGCAAAGTCCACCGAAACAGCAGGATTCTCCGCCGAGGAGAAGGCCGCCATGAAGGAGCGCGCCGCCGAGTTGCGCGCCGAGAAGCGGGCAAAGGACAAGGCCGCGATCTCCGAGGCCGCCCTCGCCGAGAAGATCGCAGAACTGCCCGACGCAGACCGCGCGCTCGCCGAGCGGATCCAGGCCCTCGTCAAGCAGGTCGCGCCCGATCTGGTCGGCAAGACCTACTACGGCATGCCAGCCTGGGCCAACGCGGAGGGCGACAACGTCGTGTTCCTGCAGCCGTCGTCCAAATTCGACCTGCGCTACAGCACCCTCGGGTTCGAGCAGGCCGCGAAGCTCGACGAGGGCACCATGTGGGCGACGTCCTACGCCATCACCACGCTCTCCGAGGCCGACGAGAAGCGGGTGATCGAACTCGTCACCAGGGCCATCGGGTGA
- a CDS encoding DUF5979 domain-containing protein yields the protein MPGGTSTTRLWARRFFAFVLAGSLAILGLTTAHAAPPYTASANLTSMKFTQESTTTGSRAELVGTWSLPDNPATPAGLVVNLPEGLKGNKTSFPMMSEAHGATPSEVMGQCTVTDAQLACDIDDAYIKRNPLNLKGTFAFWVDVTTKTDAETTVTYDFGDVSADLVVTPPTGGSCVENCDFTGRDDYKWGYWDNETQSIYWTVVVHAGPTGAAGGETIVVTDTPGKGQSLIKDRSAIVYWTNTIGDDGKGKQWPINFTEMPAGSYTTNAAHDEVTIVATKGYFYEVIFVTDPVDRTVTTYDNSATVKVGTEETKTVTSTQRNLGGSATGIGENVGRFSVTKRLDGPPIDLGEATFTVTYTVTPPQGDPVTDSFEIGAGKTWTSGDFPRDSVVTLTEATPVAQPGWSWGTPTFSQSEFTLTGGQLSEIVLTNTASLRTGGFEVEKVLTGTGASLVPADTEYTIGYSYPAGNGFEAGTGTLTLKAGEKIKSPDLPSGAKVTVTEQAPVQIAGATWGEVSIEGGTVTIAPDETTPVKVTNTITKVPPTPTPTPTPTPTPPAPTKPPVTPGLPHTGN from the coding sequence ATGCCAGGTGGCACTAGCACTACTCGACTATGGGCCCGCCGGTTCTTCGCGTTCGTGCTGGCCGGATCGCTCGCGATCCTCGGCCTGACGACCGCGCACGCCGCGCCGCCCTACACCGCTTCAGCGAACCTCACGTCCATGAAGTTCACCCAGGAGTCGACCACGACCGGGTCACGCGCCGAACTCGTCGGCACCTGGTCGCTGCCGGACAACCCCGCGACGCCGGCCGGCCTGGTCGTCAACCTTCCTGAGGGGCTGAAGGGCAACAAGACCAGCTTCCCGATGATGTCGGAGGCGCACGGCGCCACCCCGTCCGAGGTGATGGGCCAGTGCACGGTCACCGATGCCCAGTTGGCGTGCGACATCGACGACGCCTACATCAAGCGCAACCCGCTCAACTTGAAGGGCACCTTCGCGTTCTGGGTCGACGTGACCACCAAGACCGACGCTGAGACGACCGTCACCTACGACTTCGGCGACGTCTCCGCTGACCTCGTCGTCACTCCTCCGACGGGCGGCTCCTGCGTCGAGAACTGCGACTTCACCGGACGCGACGACTACAAGTGGGGCTACTGGGACAACGAGACCCAGTCGATCTACTGGACCGTCGTCGTCCACGCCGGGCCGACGGGCGCGGCGGGCGGCGAAACCATCGTCGTCACCGACACCCCCGGCAAGGGCCAGTCGCTGATCAAGGACCGCTCGGCCATCGTCTACTGGACCAACACCATCGGCGACGACGGCAAGGGCAAGCAGTGGCCCATCAACTTCACCGAGATGCCTGCCGGCAGCTACACGACCAACGCCGCCCACGACGAGGTGACGATCGTTGCCACGAAGGGCTACTTCTACGAGGTGATCTTCGTCACTGACCCGGTCGACCGGACCGTCACCACCTACGACAACTCCGCGACCGTCAAGGTCGGCACCGAGGAGACCAAGACGGTCACGTCGACCCAGCGCAACCTGGGCGGCTCAGCCACCGGCATCGGCGAGAACGTGGGACGGTTCTCGGTCACCAAGCGCCTCGACGGCCCGCCCATCGACCTCGGCGAGGCCACGTTCACCGTCACCTACACCGTCACTCCCCCTCAGGGCGACCCGGTCACCGACTCCTTCGAGATCGGCGCGGGCAAGACCTGGACGAGCGGCGACTTCCCCCGTGACTCCGTGGTCACGCTCACGGAGGCCACGCCGGTCGCCCAACCCGGTTGGTCGTGGGGAACGCCCACGTTCTCCCAGTCGGAGTTCACGCTGACCGGCGGCCAACTCTCCGAGATCGTGCTGACCAACACCGCGTCGCTGCGCACGGGCGGCTTCGAGGTCGAGAAGGTGCTCACCGGCACCGGCGCCTCCCTGGTGCCCGCCGACACCGAGTACACGATCGGCTACTCGTACCCGGCTGGCAACGGCTTCGAGGCTGGGACCGGAACGCTCACCCTCAAGGCGGGCGAGAAGATCAAGAGCCCCGACCTTCCTTCGGGCGCCAAGGTGACCGTCACCGAGCAGGCTCCCGTGCAGATCGCGGGTGCGACGTGGGGCGAGGTGAGCATCGAGGGCGGCACCGTCACGATCGCCCCGGACGAGACGACACCCGTCAAGGTGACCAACACCATCACCAAGGTGCCACCGACCCCGACGCCCACACCAACGCCGACTCCGACGCCCCCGGCGCCGACGAAGCCTCCGGTCACGCCAGGCTTGCCGCACACAGGCAACTGA
- a CDS encoding helix-turn-helix transcriptional regulator, whose protein sequence is MDNKAEVREFLISRREKVTPNQVGLPEGTNRRVLGLRRSEVAALAGVSVEYYTRIERGGISGASPEILDAIAKALMLDDAERAHLFDLAHAASPVARPARRRSPKCWCPHPSLQWMLDGFTAGPAFIRNGRMDLLAVNVPARGFYRDIYDMPGQPPNIARFTFLDERAYEFYPDWDFFAEVTVAILRTEAGRDPHNKSLHDLIGELGTRSPEFRTRWGGHNVRHHGTGLKTFHHPEVGEMTLAYEGMSLEAEPGLTFTAYTAEPGSPSAERMQLLASWAASEYGGPLADPDATTAEHKQKR, encoded by the coding sequence ATGGACAACAAGGCCGAGGTGCGCGAGTTCCTGATCTCGCGGCGGGAGAAAGTGACGCCCAACCAGGTCGGGCTGCCCGAGGGGACGAACCGCAGGGTGCTGGGCTTGCGGCGCAGTGAAGTCGCCGCGCTCGCCGGTGTGAGTGTCGAGTACTACACGCGTATCGAACGCGGAGGGATATCGGGGGCTTCCCCTGAGATTCTCGACGCGATCGCCAAAGCACTGATGCTCGACGACGCTGAGCGGGCGCATCTGTTCGATCTCGCCCATGCTGCGAGCCCCGTCGCGCGGCCGGCGCGCCGTCGCAGTCCGAAATGCTGGTGCCCGCACCCGAGCTTGCAGTGGATGCTCGACGGTTTCACCGCAGGTCCCGCGTTCATTCGCAACGGGCGCATGGATCTGCTCGCGGTCAACGTGCCCGCCCGCGGCTTCTACCGCGACATCTACGACATGCCGGGGCAGCCGCCGAACATTGCCCGGTTTACGTTCCTTGACGAGCGGGCGTACGAGTTCTACCCCGACTGGGACTTCTTCGCCGAGGTGACCGTCGCGATCCTGCGCACGGAAGCCGGGCGGGATCCGCACAACAAGTCGCTGCATGACCTGATCGGCGAGCTCGGCACCCGCAGTCCGGAGTTCCGCACGCGTTGGGGCGGGCACAACGTGCGCCATCACGGCACAGGATTGAAGACCTTCCACCACCCCGAGGTCGGCGAGATGACGCTCGCCTACGAAGGCATGTCACTGGAGGCGGAGCCAGGGCTCACCTTCACCGCATACACCGCAGAGCCCGGCTCGCCGTCCGCCGAGCGCATGCAGCTGCTGGCATCGTGGGCTGCGAGCGAGTATGGCGGTCCGCTCGCGGACCCAGACGCTACTACGGCCGAGCACAAGCAGAAGAGGTAG
- a CDS encoding MFS transporter encodes MRIAVEAIWSGTTGLAAAMGPVIAGFLVQAFGWHAVFLMCSPPQASSLH; translated from the coding sequence GTGCGGATAGCCGTGGAGGCGATCTGGAGCGGCACCACCGGGCTCGCCGCAGCGATGGGGCCGGTGATCGCCGGCTTCCTCGTGCAGGCCTTCGGCTGGCACGCCGTCTTCCTCATGTGCTCGCCGCCGCAGGCATCCTCCTTGCACTGA
- a CDS encoding SDR family NAD(P)-dependent oxidoreductase yields the protein MAELTYDFTGKTAFVTGGSAGTGEATVRAFAEAGAAVAIVDRNEDAAQALADELTGKGQKALPIACDVTDEDQVAAAVRETVEAFGSLDMAFNNAGIMLPPVDSADETEAAFDQLVAVNLKGVWASMKHELKQMREQGSGAIVNCSSLGGLVGGDGRTTYHATKHGVIGATKSVALQYGRHGVRCNAVCPGTIETPMVAAMAARGELDRETSAAGVPLGRLGRPEEIAAAVLWLCSDAASYVTGAALPVDAGHTAQ from the coding sequence ATGGCTGAACTCACCTATGACTTCACCGGGAAGACCGCGTTCGTCACCGGCGGCAGCGCCGGGACGGGCGAGGCGACCGTCCGGGCGTTCGCGGAGGCCGGGGCGGCCGTCGCGATCGTCGACCGCAACGAGGACGCCGCCCAGGCGCTCGCCGACGAGCTCACTGGGAAGGGCCAGAAGGCCCTCCCGATCGCGTGCGACGTCACCGACGAGGACCAGGTCGCCGCTGCTGTCCGCGAGACGGTGGAGGCGTTCGGGAGCCTGGACATGGCGTTCAACAACGCCGGGATCATGCTGCCCCCTGTCGACTCAGCCGACGAGACCGAAGCGGCGTTCGACCAGCTCGTCGCGGTCAACCTCAAGGGCGTCTGGGCGTCGATGAAGCACGAGCTCAAGCAGATGCGCGAGCAGGGCTCCGGGGCGATCGTGAACTGCTCATCTTTGGGCGGCCTCGTCGGCGGCGACGGCCGCACGACGTATCACGCGACTAAGCACGGCGTGATCGGGGCGACCAAGTCCGTCGCCCTGCAGTACGGCAGGCACGGGGTGCGCTGCAACGCCGTGTGCCCCGGCACGATCGAGACGCCGATGGTCGCCGCTATGGCCGCCCGCGGCGAGCTGGACCGCGAGACGTCCGCCGCCGGCGTGCCGCTGGGCCGGCTGGGCAGGCCGGAGGAGATCGCCGCGGCCGTGCTGTGGCTGTGCTCCGACGCGGCCAGCTACGTCACCGGAGCCGCCCTGCCCGTCGACGCTGGCCACACCGCACAGTAG